A stretch of the Musa acuminata AAA Group cultivar baxijiao chromosome BXJ2-7, Cavendish_Baxijiao_AAA, whole genome shotgun sequence genome encodes the following:
- the LOC103992160 gene encoding trans-cinnamate 4-monooxygenase-like, whose translation MDLLLLEKALLGLFAAVTLAIVMSKLRGKHFKLPPGPLPVPVFGNWLQVGDDLNHRNLTALAKRFGDILLLRMGVRNLVVVSNPELAREVLHAQGVEFGSRTRNVVFDIFTGKGQDMVFTVYGDHWRKMRRIMTVPFFTNKVVQQNRQGWEEEARQVVEDVKRDPKAATQGVVLRRRLQLMMYNNMYRIMFNYRFQGMDDPLFNKLRAANGERSRLAQSFEYNYGDFIPILRPFLRGYLKKCQELKDGRLKLFDDHFVAAKKKTMDQLGSKMELKCAIDHILDAERRGEINYDNVLYIVENINVAAIETTLWSIEWGVAELVNHPEIQRKLRQELDTVLGPGVPITEPDLQKLPYLQAVIKETLRLRMAIPLLVPHMNLHDAKLGGYDIPAESKILVNAWWLANNPAHWKSPEEFRPERFLEEEAKVEANGNDFRYLPFGVGRRSCPGIILALPILGITLGSLVQSFELLPPAGANKVDTTEKGGQFSLHILKHSTIVCKPRA comes from the exons ATGGATCTGCTCCTGCTCGAGAAGGCCCTGCTGGGCCTCTTCGCGGCGGTGACGCTAGCCATCGTCATGTCCAAGCTCCGCGGCAAGCACTTCAAGCTGCCGCCCGGGCCCCTCCCCGTGCCGGTGTTCGGCAACTGGCTGCAGGTGGGAGACGACCTCAACCACCGGAATCTCACCGCCCTGGCTAAGCGCTTCGGGGATATCCTCCTCCTCCGCATGGGCGTGCGCAATCTGGTGGTGGTCTCCAACCCGGAGCTCGCCCGGGAGGTGCTCCACGCGCAGGGCGTCGAGTTCGGCTCCCGCACCCGCAACGTGGTGTTCGACATCTTCACCGGCAAGGGCCAGGACATGGTGTTCACCGTGTACGGCGATCACTGGCGCAAGATGCGACGGATCATGACCGTCCCATTCTTCACCAACAAGGTGGTGCAGCAGAACCGGCAGGGCTGGGAGGAGGAGGCACGGCAGGTGGTGGAGGACGTGAAGCGGGACCCCAAGGCCGCCACCCAAGGAGTGGTGCTCCGTCGCCGCCTGCAGCTCATGATGTACAACAACATGTATCGCATCATGTTCAACTACCGCTTCCAAGGCATGGACGATCCTCTTTTCAACAAGCTCAGGGCCGCCAACGGCGAGCGCAGCCGCCTCGCTCAGAGCTTCGAGTACAACTACGGCGACTTCATCCCCATCTTGAGGCCCTTCCTCAGGGGCTACCTCAAGAAGTGCCAGGAGCTCAAGGACGGACGCCTCAAGCTCTTCGATGACCACTTCGTTGCGGCGAAGAA GAAGACGATGGACCAACTGGGATCGAAGATGGAGCTCAAGTGCGCCATCGATCACATCTTGGATGCTGAGAGGAGGGGGGAGATCAACTACGACAATGTTCTTTACATCGTCGAGAACATCAACGTCGCAG CCATAGAGACGACGTTGTGGTCGATCGAGTGGGGGGTGGCCGAGCTGGTGAACCACCCCGAGATCCAGCGCAAGCTACGGCAGGAGCTCGACACCGTGCTCGGCCCGGGCGTCCCGATCACGGAGCCGGACCTCCAGAAGCTGCCCTACCTGCAGGCGGTGATCAAGGAGACCCTCCGGCTGCGCATGGCTATCCCCCTCCTCGTCCCCCACATGAACCTCCACGACGCCAAGCTGGGAGGCTACGACATCCCCGCCGAGAGCAAGATCCTGGTCAACGCCTGGTGGCTCGCCAACAACCCCGCCCACTGGAAGAGCCCCGAGGAGTTCCGCCCCGAGCGGTTCCTGGAGGAGGAGGCCAAGGTGGAGGCCAACGGCAACGACTTCCGGTATCTGCCCTTCGGCGTCGGCCGCCGGAGCTGCCCCGGGATCATCCTCGCGCTCCCCATCCTCGGGATCACCCTCGGCTCTCTGGTGCAGAGCTTCGAGCTGCTGCCGCCGGCGGGAGCCAACAAGGTCGACACCACCGAGAAGGGCGGCCAGTTCAGCCTCCACATACTGAAGCACTCCACCATCGTGTGCAAGCCCAGGGCGTAA